Proteins encoded together in one Kitasatospora albolonga window:
- a CDS encoding 2-amino-4-hydroxy-6-hydroxymethyldihydropteridine diphosphokinase: MTAFSTEGQSDPTVQPVPTAVVKQVDAADTTLSNPKMAVIALGSNLGNRLETLQGAVDALEDTPGLRVKAVSPVYETEPWGVAADSQPSYFNAVILVKTTLPPASLLERGQAVEEAFDRVREERWGPRTIDVDIVSYADVLSDDPVLTLPHPRAHERAFVLAPWHDMDPEAQLPGAGPVADLLAGVGRDGVLPRADLELRLPE; this comes from the coding sequence ATGACCGCGTTTTCCACCGAGGGGCAGAGCGACCCGACCGTCCAGCCGGTGCCCACCGCCGTCGTCAAGCAGGTGGACGCCGCCGACACCACCCTCTCCAACCCCAAGATGGCCGTGATCGCCCTCGGCTCCAACCTGGGCAACCGGCTGGAGACCCTCCAGGGCGCCGTCGACGCGCTGGAGGACACCCCGGGCCTGCGGGTCAAGGCCGTCTCCCCGGTGTACGAGACCGAGCCCTGGGGCGTCGCGGCGGACAGCCAGCCCTCGTACTTCAACGCGGTCATCCTCGTGAAGACCACGCTGCCCCCGGCCTCCCTGCTGGAGCGCGGCCAGGCCGTCGAGGAGGCGTTCGACCGGGTCCGCGAGGAGCGGTGGGGCCCGCGCACGATCGACGTCGACATCGTGTCGTACGCCGACGTCCTCTCCGACGACCCGGTGCTCACCCTCCCCCACCCCCGCGCCCACGAGCGGGCGTTCGTCCTCGCCCCCTGGCACGACATGGACCCCGAGGCCCAGCTGCCCGGCGCGGGCCCGGTCGCCGACCTCCTCGCCGGGGTCGGCCGCGACGGCGTACTGCCCCGCGCCGACCTGGAACTGCGCCTGCCGGAGTAA
- a CDS encoding esterase — MGLTSKLVLAVVAAAAVGLFAATVWLWPRLARRSAAAVAGRVGLLLATQLTLFASVGLAANNAFLFYGSWADLFGRKQELGVVTDHAGGANGSRHLTRIGTQQPDVPGGGVPAAGGRIDKVVVSGRLSGIESPAYVYLPPEYFRSAYAKKTFPAVVVLTGYPGTAENLLKGLRYPQTAHERVKAGKAQPMILVMLRPTVAPPRDTECVDIPEGPQTETFFAKDLPEAVSRTYRVGNQARNWGIIGNSTGGYCALKVGLHHPDRYAASAGLSAYYKAAEDPTTGDLFHGDQALRDRADLMWTLENRPPSGGSFLVTTSRQGEGNLKSTMRFIDKVKAPAQVSSIVLDSGGHNFTTWRREIPPALEWLSGRLSAG, encoded by the coding sequence ATGGGTCTCACCAGCAAGCTGGTTCTGGCGGTCGTGGCTGCCGCGGCCGTCGGGCTGTTCGCCGCCACGGTCTGGCTCTGGCCACGGCTGGCCCGGCGGAGCGCCGCCGCCGTGGCGGGCCGGGTCGGGCTGCTGCTGGCGACGCAGCTGACGCTCTTCGCCTCGGTCGGCCTGGCAGCGAACAACGCGTTCCTCTTCTACGGCTCCTGGGCCGACCTCTTCGGCCGGAAACAGGAGCTGGGCGTGGTCACCGACCACGCGGGCGGGGCGAACGGCTCGCGCCATCTGACGCGGATCGGCACCCAGCAGCCGGACGTGCCGGGCGGCGGGGTTCCGGCGGCGGGCGGCCGGATCGACAAGGTGGTGGTCTCCGGGCGGCTCTCGGGCATCGAGTCCCCGGCGTACGTCTATCTGCCGCCGGAGTACTTCCGCAGTGCGTATGCGAAGAAGACGTTCCCGGCGGTCGTCGTGCTGACCGGCTACCCGGGGACGGCGGAGAACCTTCTCAAGGGCCTGCGGTACCCGCAGACGGCTCATGAGCGGGTGAAGGCGGGCAAGGCGCAGCCGATGATCCTGGTGATGCTGCGGCCGACGGTGGCCCCGCCCCGGGACACCGAGTGCGTGGACATCCCCGAGGGGCCGCAGACGGAGACGTTCTTCGCGAAGGACCTCCCGGAGGCGGTCTCGCGGACGTACCGGGTCGGGAACCAGGCCCGTAACTGGGGGATCATCGGCAACTCGACCGGGGGCTACTGCGCGCTGAAGGTCGGTCTGCACCACCCGGACCGGTACGCGGCGAGCGCCGGGCTCTCCGCGTACTACAAGGCCGCCGAGGACCCGACGACCGGCGACCTGTTCCACGGGGACCAGGCGCTGCGGGACCGGGCCGATCTGATGTGGACGCTGGAGAACCGGCCGCCGTCCGGCGGTTCGTTCCTGGTGACGACGTCACGGCAGGGCGAGGGGAACCTGAAGAGCACGATGAGGTTCATCGACAAGGTGAAGGCGCCCGCCCAGGTGTCGTCGATCGTCCTGGACAGCGGCGGGCACAACTTCACGACCTGGCGCCGGGAGATCCCGCCCGCCCTGGAGTGGCTGAGCGGGCGGCTCAGCGCGGGGTGA
- a CDS encoding GTP cyclohydrolase I FolE, which yields MTDPVTLDGQGSIGEFDEKRAEAAVRELLIAVGEDPDREGLRETPGRVARAYKEIFAGLYQQPEDVLTTTFDLGHDEMVLVKDIEVFSTCEHHLVPFRGVAHVGYIPASTGKITGLSKLARLVDVYARRPQVQERLTTQIAESLMEILEPRGVIVVVECEHMCMSMRGIRKPGAKTLTSAVRGQLRDPATRAEAMSLIMAR from the coding sequence ATGACCGACCCGGTGACGCTGGACGGCCAGGGATCGATCGGCGAATTCGACGAGAAGCGGGCCGAGGCGGCCGTACGCGAACTGCTCATCGCCGTCGGGGAGGACCCGGACCGGGAGGGCCTGCGGGAGACACCGGGGCGGGTGGCACGGGCGTACAAGGAGATATTCGCGGGTCTGTACCAGCAGCCCGAGGACGTCCTGACGACCACGTTCGACCTGGGTCACGACGAGATGGTCCTGGTCAAGGACATTGAGGTGTTCAGCACCTGTGAACATCATCTGGTGCCGTTCAGGGGCGTCGCGCACGTCGGCTACATCCCGGCGTCCACCGGCAAGATCACCGGCCTGTCCAAGCTGGCACGGCTGGTGGACGTCTACGCCCGCCGTCCCCAGGTCCAGGAGCGGCTGACGACCCAGATCGCCGAGTCCCTCATGGAGATCCTGGAGCCGCGCGGAGTCATCGTGGTCGTCGAGTGCGAGCACATGTGCATGTCCATGCGGGGCATCCGCAAGCCCGGCGCGAAAACCCTCACCTCGGCGGTGCGCGGCCAGCTCCGCGACCCCGCGACGCGCGCCGAGGCGATGAGCCTCATCATGGCGCGCTGA
- a CDS encoding dihydropteroate synthase produces MSTSRARGTVRGLPEWDRCAVMGVVNVTPDSFSDGGRWFDTTAAVKHGLDLVSEGADLVDVGGESTRPGASRVDESEELRRVVPVVKGLASEGVTVSVDTMRARVAEQAVAAGAVLVNDVSGGLADPDMVPAVAAADVPFVVMHWRGFSESMNSRAVYGDVVAEVLAELRQRMDAVLAGGVAPERLVIDPGLGFAKTAPHDLALVAHLEELHALGRPLLVAASRKRFLGHVLAGPGATPPPARERDAATAAVSALAARAGAWAVRVHEVRATADAVRVARAVEGAA; encoded by the coding sequence ATGAGTACGTCACGCGCGCGGGGCACGGTCCGAGGGCTGCCGGAGTGGGACCGCTGTGCGGTCATGGGGGTCGTCAACGTGACGCCCGACTCCTTCTCCGACGGGGGCCGCTGGTTCGACACCACGGCCGCCGTCAAGCACGGTCTCGACCTGGTGTCCGAGGGTGCCGACCTGGTCGACGTCGGCGGTGAGTCGACCCGCCCCGGCGCCAGCAGGGTGGACGAGTCCGAGGAGCTGCGGCGGGTGGTGCCCGTCGTGAAGGGGCTGGCCTCCGAGGGCGTCACCGTCTCCGTGGACACCATGCGCGCCCGCGTCGCCGAACAGGCCGTCGCCGCCGGGGCCGTCCTCGTCAACGATGTGAGCGGCGGCCTCGCGGACCCGGACATGGTCCCGGCCGTCGCCGCGGCCGACGTCCCGTTCGTCGTGATGCACTGGCGCGGTTTCAGCGAGTCGATGAACAGCCGTGCGGTGTACGGGGACGTGGTCGCCGAAGTCCTCGCGGAGCTGCGGCAGCGGATGGACGCGGTACTGGCGGGCGGCGTCGCCCCGGAACGCCTCGTGATCGACCCCGGCCTCGGCTTCGCGAAGACGGCCCCCCACGACCTGGCGCTCGTCGCGCACCTGGAGGAGCTGCACGCGCTGGGCCGCCCGCTGCTGGTGGCCGCCTCCCGCAAACGGTTCCTCGGCCACGTCCTGGCCGGGCCCGGCGCCACCCCGCCCCCCGCCCGCGAACGGGACGCGGCGACGGCGGCCGTCTCCGCCCTCGCCGCCCGGGCCGGGGCCTGGGCGGTCCGCGTCCACGAGGTCCGGGCCACCGCCGACGCGGTACGGGTCGCCCGCGCCGTCGAGGGAGCCGCGTGA
- a CDS encoding dihydroneopterin aldolase — MDRVALRGLKARGHHGVFPKEREEGQTFIVDLVLGLDTRPAAATDDLARTVHYGVVAEEVVEVVTGEPVDLIETLAERIAQRCLKHEGVQEVEVVVHKPDAPITVPFDDVTITITRSRA; from the coding sequence GTGGATCGTGTCGCGCTGCGCGGCCTCAAGGCCCGTGGGCACCACGGCGTCTTTCCCAAGGAGCGGGAAGAGGGCCAGACCTTCATCGTCGACCTGGTGCTCGGCCTCGACACCCGCCCCGCGGCAGCCACCGACGACCTGGCCCGCACCGTGCACTACGGCGTGGTGGCCGAGGAGGTCGTCGAGGTGGTGACGGGCGAGCCGGTCGACCTGATCGAGACGCTCGCCGAGCGCATCGCCCAGCGGTGCCTGAAGCACGAAGGGGTCCAGGAGGTCGAGGTCGTGGTCCACAAGCCGGACGCGCCGATCACCGTCCCCTTCGACGACGTGACCATCACCATCACCCGGAGCCGAGCATGA
- a CDS encoding ABC transporter ATP-binding protein translates to MIRFEHVTKRYADGTTAVDDLSFEVAEGELVTLVGPSGCGKTTTMKMVNRLIEPTEGAIFLDGDDISAIDPVELRRRIGYVIQQVGLFPHKTVLENTATVPHLLGWKRGKGRARAAELLDLVGLDPSVYGDRYPEQLSGGQRQRVGVARALAADPPVLLMDEPFGAVDPVVRERLQNEFLKLQAQVRKTVLFVTHDIEEAVRLGDRIAVYGHGRIEQFDSPATVLGAPATPYVADFVGADRGLKRLSVTPIEESDLDQPPVVHLDDSLAEATARLRTEGARWAVVLDGRDNLHGWIPADSTAAPAAGATVREHARRMEAWLPLGAPLKQAFATMLQHDAGWIAVVDKESEGRFLGVLTPARLHEALRRSIDADAQAVPRAEVAVETVATA, encoded by the coding sequence ATGATCCGTTTCGAGCACGTCACCAAGCGGTACGCGGACGGCACCACCGCCGTCGACGACCTTTCGTTCGAGGTCGCCGAGGGCGAACTGGTCACGCTCGTCGGACCTTCCGGCTGCGGCAAGACGACCACCATGAAGATGGTGAACCGGCTGATCGAACCGACCGAGGGCGCGATATTCCTCGACGGGGACGACATATCCGCCATCGACCCCGTCGAACTCCGCCGCCGCATCGGCTATGTGATCCAGCAGGTGGGCCTCTTCCCGCACAAGACCGTGCTGGAGAACACCGCGACCGTCCCCCATCTCCTGGGCTGGAAGCGCGGAAAGGGACGCGCACGCGCCGCCGAACTGCTCGACCTCGTCGGGCTCGACCCTTCCGTCTACGGCGACCGCTATCCGGAACAGCTCTCCGGCGGACAGCGCCAGCGCGTCGGGGTCGCCCGCGCCCTGGCCGCCGATCCGCCCGTCCTGCTGATGGACGAGCCTTTCGGCGCGGTGGACCCGGTGGTCCGCGAACGGCTCCAGAACGAATTCCTGAAACTCCAGGCCCAGGTCCGTAAAACCGTCCTGTTCGTCACCCACGACATCGAGGAGGCCGTCCGCCTCGGCGACCGGATCGCCGTCTACGGGCACGGCCGCATCGAGCAGTTCGACTCCCCCGCCACCGTCCTCGGCGCCCCCGCGACCCCGTACGTGGCCGACTTCGTCGGCGCCGACCGGGGGCTCAAGCGGCTCTCGGTGACCCCGATCGAGGAGAGCGACCTCGACCAGCCCCCGGTCGTCCACCTCGACGACTCCCTCGCGGAGGCGACCGCGCGGCTCCGGACCGAGGGCGCGCGCTGGGCGGTCGTCCTGGACGGCCGGGACAACCTGCACGGCTGGATACCGGCCGACAGCACGGCGGCCCCGGCCGCCGGGGCCACCGTCCGCGAGCACGCCCGCCGGATGGAGGCGTGGCTCCCGCTGGGCGCCCCGCTCAAGCAGGCGTTCGCGACCATGCTCCAGCACGACGCGGGGTGGATCGCGGTCGTCGACAAGGAGAGCGAGGGCCGCTTCCTCGGCGTCCTGACCCCGGCCCGGCTGCACGAGGCCCTGCGCCGCTCGATCGACGCGGACGCCCAGGCCGTACCGCGCGCGGAGGTCGCGGTCGAGACGGTCGCCACGGCGTAG
- a CDS encoding DUF4440 domain-containing protein, producing MNEDHASAAADIAEVEQANTAFYEALERGDHEALADRWLPGEDLTVSCVHPGWPVLTGRGDVLRSYALIMANTEYIQFFLTDVNVAMTGDTALVTCTENILSGGPAEEGNALGPLVGQLVVATNVFRRTPEGWKLWSHHGSPVLAEGGEEDDEEPSSS from the coding sequence GTGAACGAGGACCACGCGTCGGCCGCCGCCGACATCGCCGAGGTCGAGCAGGCCAACACCGCCTTCTACGAGGCGCTGGAGCGCGGCGACCACGAGGCCCTCGCCGACCGGTGGCTGCCGGGCGAGGACCTCACCGTCTCCTGCGTCCACCCGGGGTGGCCGGTGCTCACGGGCCGGGGCGACGTGCTCCGCAGCTATGCGCTGATCATGGCGAACACCGAGTACATCCAGTTCTTCCTCACCGACGTCAACGTCGCGATGACCGGGGACACCGCCCTGGTCACCTGCACCGAGAACATCCTCAGCGGCGGCCCCGCCGAGGAGGGCAACGCGCTGGGCCCGCTGGTGGGCCAGCTGGTGGTCGCCACGAACGTGTTCCGGCGCACGCCCGAGGGCTGGAAGCTCTGGTCGCACCACGGCTCGCCCGTCCTGGCGGAGGGCGGCGAGGAGGACGACGAGGAGCCGTCCTCCTCCTGA